Proteins encoded within one genomic window of Arachis ipaensis cultivar K30076 chromosome B08, Araip1.1, whole genome shotgun sequence:
- the LOC107612994 gene encoding phosphoglycerate kinase, chloroplastic, with translation MATSASPTTFSLLSSTTNSSTSSSSTRSSLLHLSPTTTSGGLRLRSAGLRRLGFAAADPLLALHVASRISSASSGKGVRGVVSMAKKSVGDLTAADLKGKRVFVRADLNVPLDDNQNITDDTRIRAAIPTIKHLIQNGAKVILSSHLGRPKGVTPKFSLAPLVPRLSELIGIQVVKADDSIGPEVEKLVASLPHGGVLLLENVRFYKEEEKNDPEHAKKLAALADLYVNDAFGTAHRAHASTEGVTKFLKPSVAGFLLQKELDYLVGAVSNPKRPFAAIVGGSKVSSKIGVIESLLEKCDILLLGGGMIFTFYKAQGLSVGSSLVEEDKLDLATSLLAKAKAKGVSLLLPSDVVIADKFAPDANSKVVPASAIPDGWMGLDIGPESIKTFNEALETTKTIIWNGPMGVFEFDKFAVGTEAIAKKLADLSGKGVTTIIGGGDSVAAVEKVGVANVMSHISTGGGASLELLEGKELPGVLALDEATPVAV, from the exons ATGGCCACGTCAGCATCCCCAAcgactttctctctcctctcttcaaCCACCAACTCCTCCACTTCCTCATCCTCCACTCGCTCCTCCCTCCTCCACCTCTCTCCCACCACCACATCTGGTGGCCTCCGCCTCCGCTCAGCCGGCCTCCGCCGCCTGGGCTTCGCCGCGGCGGACCCGCTCCTGGCCCTCCACGTGGCATCAAGGATCAGCTCGGCGTCGTCCGGGAAGGGAGTGAGGGGCGTTGTTTCCATGGCGAAGAAGAGCGTTGGGGACTTGACTGCTGCTGACTTGAAAGGAAAGAGAGTGTTCGTTAGGGCTGACCTTAACGTGCCACTTGATGATAACCAGAACATCACCGACGACACTAGGATCCGTGCCGCCATTCCCACCATCAAGCACCTCATCCAGAATGGTGCCAAAGTCATTCTCTCCAGTCATTTG GGACGACCGAAGGGTGTCACTCCCAAGTTCAGCTTGGCACCTCTTGTACCCCGTCTTTCTGAACTCATTGGTATCCAG GTTGTCAAGGCTGATGACAGTATTGGTCCCGAAGTAGAGAAGTTGGTGGCTTCACTTCCTCATGGAGGTGTTCTTCTTCTGGAAAACGTGAGGTTTTACAAGGAGGAAGAAAAGAATGACCCCGAGCATGCGAAGAAGCTTGCTGCTCTTGCAGATCTATATGTTAATGATGCATTTGGTACTGCTCACAGGGCACATGCATCAACAGAGGGAGTCACTAAATTCCTCAAGCCATCCGTTGCTGGTTTTCTTTTGCAAAAG GAACTTGACTACCTTGTTGGGGCTGTATCAAACCCAAAGAGGCCATTTGCTGCCATTGTGGGTGGTTCCAAGGTCTCATCCAAAATTGGAGTGATTGAATCCCTTCTCGAAAAATGTGACATCCTTCTACTTGGAGGAGGTATGATCTTCACATTTTACAAGGCACAAGGTCTCTCAGTTGGTTCTTCCCTTGTAGAGGAAGATAAGTTAGATCTTGCTACATCTCTCCTTGCAAAAGCTAAGGCAAAGGGCGTGTCTCTCTTGTTACCATCTGACGTGGTGATTGCAGACAAATTCGCTCCCGATGCAAACAGCAAG GTTGTGCCAGCGTCTGCGATTCCTGACGGTTGGATGGGCCTGGATATTGGTCCAGAGTCTATTAAAACATTCAACGAAGCATTGGAAACTACCAAAACCATTATATGGAATGGACCAATGGGAGTCTTTGAGTTTGACAAATTTGCTGTTGGGACAGAG GCTATTGCAAAGAAGCTGGCTGATCTCAGCGGAAAGGGTGTGACCACAATTATTGGAGGAGGAGATTCCGTTGCGGCCGTGGAGAAAGTGGGAGTTGCAAATGTCATGAGCCACATATCCACAGGTGGTGGTGCCAGTTTGGAGTTGCTGGAAGGAAAAGAGCTTCCTGGTGTCCTTGCCCTCGATGAAGCCACACCAGTTGCCGTGTAA